The region TGCTCTGGCTGGTGCTGCTCATCACCGTGACCTCGCTGGCCTTCAACACCATGATGTTCCTGCTCATGGTGCGGGTGGAGGACCCGCTGGTGCCGCGCGCCATGTTCGGCATCCTCAACACCCTGCTCTTCTTTCCCTCCGGCTCCATCTACCCCATCCAGGCCTTTCCCGGCTGGCTGCAGGTGATCGCGCGGGTGGACCCTTTCACCTACGCGGTGCACGGGCTGAAGGCGCTGCTGCTCAAGGAAGTGGGCTTCGCCGCCATCGGCTTCGACCTGCTCTACCTGCTGCTCTTCGCGGTGGTGATGATCAGCATCGCCGTCCCCCTGTTCAAGCGCAGTCTGTGAATGCCGATCCAGATTGTGGCGGCGTCATCCTGAGCGGCCTTGCGGCCGCGAGGGATCTCGCGTGCAGCACGGAGCATCCCCACCGAGAAGATCGTGGGCACTGCTCGCCAGATCGTTCGGCGCTGAAGCGCCTCAGGATGACGCCCTCGGATGGTTGGTTTTTCAATCACCCGATGACCCGATGGGTTCTGTCGGTGTCTTTGGTAGTATGAGCACGGACCCCGCCATGCCCACCACCCTCTTCGAAGCGCCGCCCTACGATGCGCGGCGCGAGCATCGCCGCAAGGTGATCATCGGCGTCGTCGCCTTCGTCGTTTTGCTAGCGTCCTTCCTGGCGTGGGACTTCCGCTACTGGCCCGAGGAGCACGTGGTGGACAAGTTCTTCGCCGCGCTGCAGGCGCAGCAGTACGAGACCGCCTACGGCATCTGGCACGCCGACCCCGACTGGAAACAGCATCCCGACCGGTTCAAGGCCTATCCCTACTCCGCCTTCTACCGCGACTGGGGACCGGGAGGCGACTGGGGCGTGGTGAAGAGCTACTCCATCGACGGCGCCGCGGTGCCGCCGGCCCCGGCCTCGGGCGTGGTGGTGGTGGTCACCGTCAACCACCGCGTGGAGCAGGCGCGCGTCTGGGTGCAGAAGAAGGACAAGAGCCTGAGCTTCTCGCCCATGTGAGTCCAGCTACTGGCTACTAGCTACCAGCTGTCCCAGCGCCTTCGCGAGCGAAGCCTCATCTTCCGCATTGACGCAGGTCCGGGCGCGGTCGATCTGCCGCATCAGCCCGGAGAGAACGCGCCCGGGGCCGACCTCGACGAACGTCTTCACCCCCTGGGCGATGAGCAGGCGCATGGAGCGCTCCCACTGGACTGCACCCGTCACTTGGCGGATGAGCGCGTCGCGCGCCTTGGCCGGGTCCGTGACCAGCGCGGCATCCACGTTGCACACCACCGGGACGCCCACGCTGCGGAACTCGAGCGCCTTCAGGTCGGCGGCCAGGCGCTCCTGCGCCGGCCGCATCAGCGAGCAATGGAAGGGCGCGCTCACCGGCAGCAGGATGGCGCGCTTGGCGCCGCGCTGCTTGGCCAGCTCGGCGGCGCG is a window of Terriglobales bacterium DNA encoding:
- a CDS encoding ACP S-malonyltransferase produces the protein RAAELAKQRGAKRAILLPVSAPFHCSLMRPAQERLAADLKALEFRSVGVPVVCNVDAALVTDPAKARDALIRQVTGAVQWERSMRLLIAQGVKTFVEVGPGRVLSGLMRQIDRARTCVNAEDEASLAKALGQLVASSQ